The Mucilaginibacter terrenus genome has a segment encoding these proteins:
- a CDS encoding ABC transporter permease encodes MNTYTFHINLFGLVYLATVFTGFIFFLLLWFIKNANTTANRFLAFALLTIIGWIAGILGDDLRLETYLPHWNWIPLQLLPALGPSVYFYVLKLTQPSCQLRQKDILCLIPLLLQLLFLAMQIRESLITGAAIYNTLVFKQLNPSIQLITAALIIAYVYRSLIKIRLFYQNLGFNAANDRQLYEFKWLQRLLIAFALQWLLYILLLTAYHFYHPYKSLVYVYNSLCVTLGITMIWMAVSAFLKQQSAIHTKAAPGSKPLLPLDLKQKGLQLKKAMKTSLYYQDPDLNLNTLAGKVGLSTHDLSRVINTVFKKSFNDFVNDYRVSDVIKKMQSPVHSHITLLGIAYESGFSSQSTFNRIFKQATGKSPLDFKNSLKKELPSYNMGSNSQFGSIISTPETTPSWSQKKLNRSYMYKNYLKIAWRNLTRNKSYTAINITGLAVGIAVCTIIFTVIQYQKSFDGFHTHKDRIYRVLTEYHHTESSTVTYGKDVPFPLPAALKTAFPQAEQIVPVFASQNDELMVGNNDASSQKLFNEQQGVFYTTPEFFKVFDFPLLAGTYTSLKDPNNVLLTKEIAEKYFGNWRTAIGKTIKLQAGGFMFEHGTDVLKVSGILSSIPANTDLQLKIVVSYGTGFTGNYLAQSTDWNTTVSNFGCYVLLPRNATINDFNRELGTFSKRVKSPANRDSHILQPLNLVHYDAEAGNYSNKTVSNNLLNVLWLIAAFILAIACVNFINLSTAQAVNRAKEVGVRKVLGSSKVQLQIQFLTETFLIVICAVILAIVITLIALPYLSHLLELSLSLSLFSDPQLPLFLLFVTIVVTALAGFYPAIVLSRFNPINALKRKISFNNGITFRRGLVAFQFIVAQVLIIATFIIVKQMHYFMNQPLGFDKEAIINIPFRVDSLRISRLDYLKNQLLELNGVKTVSYSSNAPVENGGDTWNTIRFNHSIKETDFKVITKFADDDYVSAYKLQIIAGRNLRPSNLTREFLVNESLVKNLGLKNANDILNKEISIWSDQIKCVVVGVVKDFNNRSFRHGLAPLLISTNNTMYNQAGIKLSTTNMPATILGIKKVFDESFPDFVYEYKFLDEKIASFYKQESQLAALYKLFAAIAIFLSCLGLYGLASFMAVQRVKEVGIRKVLGATAGSIVYLFSKEFITLISIAFMVAAPIAWYYMNQWLHNYVYRIDISWWLFAVGGITALVIALATISFQAINAATANPIKSLRDD; translated from the coding sequence TTGAATACATATACTTTCCATATAAACCTATTTGGCCTTGTTTACTTAGCCACGGTATTTACCGGATTCATTTTCTTCCTGCTGCTGTGGTTTATTAAAAATGCAAATACTACTGCAAACCGCTTTCTTGCATTTGCATTACTTACCATTATAGGTTGGATAGCCGGTATTTTAGGCGATGATCTCCGTTTAGAGACTTACCTTCCACATTGGAATTGGATTCCACTACAATTATTACCTGCACTGGGTCCGTCAGTTTACTTCTACGTACTTAAACTAACCCAACCAAGTTGTCAGCTACGCCAAAAAGACATCCTATGTCTTATTCCTCTGCTGCTACAATTATTATTCCTAGCAATGCAGATAAGGGAGAGCTTAATTACTGGTGCAGCTATCTACAACACTTTAGTATTCAAGCAACTAAACCCGTCTATACAACTAATTACCGCTGCGTTAATAATAGCCTATGTTTACCGCTCATTGATAAAAATCAGGCTATTCTATCAAAATCTTGGCTTTAATGCTGCAAACGACCGCCAACTATATGAATTTAAATGGCTGCAACGCTTGTTAATCGCATTTGCACTGCAATGGCTATTGTATATACTTCTTTTAACAGCGTACCATTTCTATCACCCCTATAAATCACTAGTGTACGTTTACAATTCTCTATGTGTTACGTTGGGGATTACAATGATATGGATGGCTGTATCCGCATTTTTAAAGCAGCAAAGCGCCATTCACACCAAGGCAGCTCCAGGATCAAAGCCATTGCTTCCGTTAGACCTTAAGCAAAAAGGCTTACAGCTGAAGAAAGCAATGAAAACAAGCCTATATTATCAAGACCCGGACCTGAACCTTAATACACTTGCTGGCAAAGTTGGGCTCAGCACACATGACCTATCCCGAGTTATTAACACGGTTTTTAAGAAAAGTTTCAACGATTTTGTTAACGATTATCGCGTTAGCGATGTGATAAAAAAAATGCAGAGCCCCGTTCATAGCCATATAACACTCCTGGGTATTGCATATGAGTCGGGGTTCAGTTCTCAAAGCACCTTTAATCGTATTTTTAAGCAAGCAACAGGAAAAAGCCCGCTCGACTTTAAAAACAGCCTAAAAAAAGAACTCCCATCTTATAACATGGGCAGTAATTCACAGTTTGGGTCTATAATTTCAACCCCTGAAACAACCCCAAGTTGGTCTCAGAAGAAATTAAACCGCAGCTATATGTACAAAAATTATTTAAAAATCGCGTGGCGTAATCTAACCCGCAATAAGAGTTATACCGCCATTAATATAACAGGGCTGGCCGTCGGCATTGCTGTTTGTACAATCATATTCACGGTTATACAATATCAAAAAAGCTTTGACGGCTTTCACACACATAAAGACAGGATTTATAGAGTGTTGACAGAATACCATCACACAGAATCTTCAACTGTTACCTATGGCAAAGATGTCCCCTTTCCGCTGCCGGCAGCACTGAAAACTGCTTTTCCACAGGCAGAACAGATTGTTCCGGTTTTTGCGAGCCAGAATGATGAGCTAATGGTTGGGAATAACGACGCAAGTAGCCAAAAGTTATTTAACGAACAGCAAGGAGTATTTTACACCACTCCCGAATTTTTCAAGGTGTTTGACTTTCCGCTGTTAGCAGGCACATACACCTCACTTAAAGACCCTAACAATGTATTACTTACGAAAGAGATAGCCGAAAAATACTTTGGCAACTGGAGAACAGCAATTGGTAAAACAATTAAGCTGCAAGCAGGAGGGTTTATGTTTGAACACGGTACAGATGTGCTAAAAGTATCGGGTATTTTATCTTCTATACCAGCAAACACAGACTTACAGTTGAAAATTGTGGTTTCTTACGGAACAGGATTTACCGGAAATTACCTGGCTCAGTCTACCGATTGGAATACAACCGTATCAAATTTTGGTTGCTATGTCTTACTCCCGCGTAATGCAACAATTAATGATTTTAACAGGGAACTAGGCACTTTTTCTAAAAGGGTTAAGTCGCCGGCTAATAGAGATAGTCATATTTTACAACCTTTAAATTTGGTGCATTATGACGCAGAAGCAGGTAATTACAGTAATAAAACAGTTAGTAATAATCTTTTGAATGTGTTGTGGTTAATTGCTGCTTTTATCCTGGCAATTGCCTGCGTTAACTTTATCAACCTATCAACGGCGCAAGCGGTAAATCGTGCCAAGGAAGTGGGTGTACGAAAGGTTTTAGGAAGTAGTAAAGTCCAGTTGCAAATACAATTTTTAACCGAAACATTTTTAATAGTTATTTGCGCGGTGATTTTAGCGATCGTAATAACCCTGATTGCACTACCTTATCTCAGCCACTTATTAGAGCTATCCCTTTCACTAAGCCTATTTAGCGATCCACAGTTGCCCCTGTTCCTTTTATTTGTGACCATAGTTGTTACGGCTCTTGCGGGGTTTTATCCCGCAATTGTCTTGTCCAGGTTCAATCCCATTAATGCTTTAAAACGTAAAATATCATTTAACAATGGAATTACTTTTAGAAGAGGTTTAGTTGCTTTTCAGTTTATAGTTGCACAGGTACTTATCATCGCCACCTTTATCATTGTAAAGCAGATGCATTATTTCATGAATCAGCCTCTTGGGTTTGATAAAGAAGCAATTATAAATATTCCTTTCCGGGTAGACAGCCTTCGCATTAGCAGGCTTGATTATTTAAAGAATCAATTATTGGAATTAAATGGTGTAAAAACAGTAAGCTACAGTTCTAATGCTCCGGTTGAGAATGGAGGTGACACATGGAACACAATCCGGTTTAATCATTCCATCAAAGAAACAGACTTTAAGGTGATAACCAAATTTGCCGACGACGATTACGTTTCTGCTTACAAATTACAAATCATTGCAGGCAGGAACCTTCGGCCGTCTAATCTTACAAGAGAGTTTTTGGTAAATGAATCATTAGTAAAAAACTTGGGCCTTAAAAACGCCAATGACATACTTAATAAAGAAATAAGTATTTGGAGCGACCAAATTAAGTGTGTTGTAGTTGGTGTAGTTAAAGATTTTAATAACCGGTCGTTTCGTCATGGTCTTGCACCATTGCTCATATCCACAAACAATACCATGTACAACCAGGCAGGAATAAAGCTTTCAACAACAAATATGCCTGCTACAATACTGGGTATAAAGAAAGTATTTGATGAATCCTTTCCTGACTTTGTGTATGAGTATAAGTTTTTAGACGAAAAGATAGCAAGCTTTTATAAACAGGAGAGTCAATTGGCAGCTTTATACAAGCTTTTTGCTGCAATAGCCATATTCCTAAGTTGCCTGGGGTTGTACGGATTGGCCTCCTTCATGGCTGTACAGCGAGTTAAAGAAGTTGGTATCAGGAAAGTACTTGGAGCTACAGCCGGCAGCATTGTTTATTTATTTTCAAAAGAATTTATTACACTTATAAGTATTGCATTTATGGTTGCAGCACCAATTGCGTGGTATTACATGAACCAATGGCTGCATAATTACGTTTACCGTATTGATATAAGCTGGTGGTTGTTTGCGGTAGGCGGAATAACTGCGTTAGTTATTGCACTTGCTACCATAAGTTTTCAGGCAATTAACGCAGCAACTGCAAACCCTATCAAAAGCTTACGAGACGACTGA
- a CDS encoding TonB-dependent receptor, whose protein sequence is MAAIHNKDIGTKQKALAINLDPSIYGSFAEIGAGQDVAANFFKAGASSGTIAKTMSAYDMVFSDAIYGAQPGRRYVSENRLMAMLEREYDLLIERLATQRGDNTTFFAFSDTASALNYHKTNEGHGWMGVRFQLKPNGPFNDVVLHVKMLDNDNILQQQAVGILGVNLIYACFHYNDNPPVFLLSLMDDLSRDRIQIDMIRFEGPDFTHVDNRLVSLHLVKYGFTDAAVFGPDGKNQQPSEVLYKKHIVVVRGRFRPLINVHLDMLNTGVKQFMQEADVDSSNVVVISELTLQALKERDADPLAEIDEKDFLDRVDILCSLGQTVLISNFHEYYKLVAYLSKITKLKMGVVLGYPNLEYIFSEVHYQDLPGGILESFATLFSRKVKLFIYPTLRDGIIWNCLRFYPPPHLIDLYRYLIANNKIEDIRHYNESNLSVETDKVLQLIKQGAEGWEELVPTEVAAVIKERLLFGYNRPATLKDNNEAAAQQDNVATVV, encoded by the coding sequence ATGGCAGCCATTCACAATAAAGATATTGGAACCAAGCAAAAGGCCCTGGCCATTAACCTCGACCCAAGTATCTACGGCTCCTTTGCAGAGATCGGCGCAGGTCAGGACGTGGCAGCAAACTTTTTTAAAGCCGGCGCATCATCAGGTACTATTGCTAAAACCATGTCGGCTTATGATATGGTCTTTTCAGATGCAATCTATGGTGCACAGCCGGGTCGGCGTTACGTAAGTGAAAACCGGCTCATGGCCATGCTGGAGCGCGAATATGATCTGTTAATTGAGCGCCTTGCTACGCAACGCGGAGATAACACTACATTTTTCGCTTTCTCGGATACTGCTTCGGCACTTAATTACCATAAAACCAACGAAGGCCACGGCTGGATGGGCGTACGTTTTCAGCTAAAGCCTAACGGTCCGTTCAACGATGTTGTGCTGCATGTAAAGATGCTGGATAATGACAATATACTACAGCAGCAGGCAGTGGGTATATTGGGCGTAAACCTGATCTATGCGTGCTTCCACTATAATGATAATCCACCTGTGTTCCTGCTCTCGTTGATGGACGATCTGTCACGCGACCGGATACAAATAGACATGATCCGCTTTGAAGGACCGGACTTTACCCACGTAGATAACCGTTTAGTGAGCCTTCACCTGGTTAAATACGGCTTTACTGACGCAGCCGTTTTTGGCCCGGACGGTAAAAACCAGCAACCATCAGAAGTATTATACAAAAAGCATATTGTAGTGGTACGCGGCAGGTTCAGGCCGCTCATCAACGTTCATCTGGACATGCTGAATACCGGCGTGAAGCAATTTATGCAGGAGGCTGATGTTGATAGTTCGAACGTGGTGGTAATCAGCGAGCTTACGTTGCAAGCCTTGAAGGAGCGCGACGCTGATCCGCTTGCGGAAATAGATGAAAAGGACTTCCTTGATCGCGTTGATATACTTTGTTCATTAGGTCAAACAGTATTGATCTCCAATTTCCACGAGTACTATAAATTAGTAGCCTATCTTTCTAAGATCACCAAGCTTAAGATGGGTGTGGTGTTAGGCTATCCTAACCTGGAATACATATTCTCGGAAGTACATTACCAAGATCTGCCGGGTGGTATTCTGGAATCGTTTGCCACTTTGTTTAGCCGCAAGGTTAAGCTTTTTATCTACCCTACCCTGCGCGATGGCATTATATGGAACTGCCTCAGGTTTTACCCGCCGCCACACCTTATAGACCTATACAGATACCTGATCGCTAATAACAAAATAGAAGACATCAGGCATTATAACGAAAGCAATCTTAGTGTAGAAACCGATAAGGTACTACAGTTAATAAAACAAGGTGCTGAAGGGTGGGAAGAACTGGTACCTACCGAAGTTGCTGCTGTTATAAAGGAAAGATTGTTATTTGGTTACAATCGTCCTGCGACTTTGAAAGATAATAACGAAGCAGCCGCACAACAGGATAATGTTGCTACTGTAGTCTAA
- a CDS encoding DUF1801 domain-containing protein, with protein MTAKKIKEKFADTAEVDIYMQKLDHPLKDVLQALRQVILESSNEIGEHIKWNSPSFLFTGEMSPFDPKEYKRYIIVSNMLQKECVRLVFLSGAKLNDPGQLLTGNYTDGRRIAMFHNLAEVSAKKQQLQQLIAQWLEVLER; from the coding sequence ATGACAGCAAAAAAAATAAAAGAAAAATTCGCAGATACTGCGGAAGTAGATATTTATATGCAAAAGCTTGATCATCCTTTGAAAGATGTTCTGCAAGCGCTGCGCCAAGTTATCTTGGAGAGTAGTAACGAAATTGGCGAACACATCAAATGGAATTCACCAAGTTTTCTGTTTACAGGTGAAATGTCTCCGTTTGATCCGAAAGAATACAAAAGGTACATCATTGTTTCTAATATGTTGCAAAAGGAATGCGTACGATTGGTTTTCCTTTCTGGTGCAAAATTAAATGACCCCGGACAACTATTAACCGGGAATTACACTGATGGACGGCGTATTGCAATGTTTCATAATCTTGCGGAAGTGAGCGCTAAGAAACAGCAACTGCAACAATTGATCGCACAATGGCTGGAGGTACTAGAGCGTTAG
- a CDS encoding M16 family metallopeptidase — translation MIKSLKIALLTPTVAIMALSATAQTAGQPKLVEKVVKKGTELVIPFEKYVLPNGLTVILAEDHSDPLVHVDVTYHVGSAREEIGKSGFAHFFEHMMFQGSDHVANGDHFKIITEAGGTLNGSTNRDRTNYYETVPANQLEKMLWLESDRMGFLLDAVTQQKFEVQRATVKNERGQNYDNRPYGLASEYTSKNLYPYGHPYSWLTIGYIEELNKVGVNDLKNFFLRWYGPNNATITIGGDLNPKQTLAWVTKYFGSIPRGPVVKSASFPAPVLTADRYVSYTDNYAKLPLLSITYPGVKIYDKDMSPLDALSEIIGQGRNSIFYKNFVKTRKAAQASMSSSNTELAGEITLRVVPFPGQTLADSKKLIEESFAEFEKTGVSDEALVRFKASAEANYINGLASVSGKVSELAQAQYLTGEPNQIGRELADIRAVTKEDVMRVYNKYIKGKPAVILSVLPKGGTVQAVAPDNYTVNTAGYKAPDYGYNGLTYKKATDNFDRAAKPGVGPNPAIKVPAIWTAKTPNGIDIIGTQNSEIPSVSMNISIKGGGLYAVQNPSKAGVAGIVARMMNEDTKNYTAEQFTSELDKLGSNISVFAGNEEIAIVVSSLTKNLAKTMTLLQERLLNPKFTQDALDRIKKQTLEGFKQAKTQPAGVASTVYSKILYGTDNVRTYATGGNEETVAGITLQDVQDYYDKYFTPSQTKIVVVGDVNQGTARGNLAFLNNWADKKVTLPTPAEGKTFDKTTLYIVDIPGAAQSEIRIGYLDKLNYDATGDYYKLGIANYILGGAFNSHINLNLREKRGWTYGARSGFSSGKYGGDFTASAGVLATATDSSVVEFIKEIRNYQASGITADELKFTQTSIGQSDARRYETNGQKAAFLQRIQDYDLKPTYVDEQSKILSTITPAEINRLAAKYLNTDNMVILVVGDKARILPGLQKLGYPIVELDADGKPKQ, via the coding sequence ATGATTAAATCTTTGAAAATAGCGCTGCTTACCCCTACAGTAGCAATTATGGCGCTATCTGCAACCGCGCAAACCGCCGGCCAGCCAAAGCTGGTAGAGAAGGTGGTAAAAAAGGGAACCGAACTGGTGATCCCTTTTGAAAAATATGTTTTACCTAATGGGCTAACAGTTATACTTGCCGAAGATCATTCCGATCCGCTGGTGCATGTAGACGTAACTTACCACGTAGGTTCCGCACGCGAAGAAATTGGTAAGTCGGGTTTCGCGCACTTTTTTGAACACATGATGTTCCAGGGTAGCGATCACGTTGCTAACGGCGATCACTTCAAGATCATCACAGAAGCGGGCGGTACGCTTAATGGTTCAACCAACCGCGACCGTACAAACTATTACGAAACTGTTCCGGCTAACCAGTTGGAGAAAATGCTGTGGCTGGAATCTGACCGCATGGGTTTCCTGCTTGATGCTGTTACTCAGCAAAAATTTGAGGTACAGCGCGCAACAGTAAAGAACGAGCGTGGCCAGAACTATGATAACCGCCCGTACGGTTTAGCCAGCGAATACACCTCTAAAAATCTTTATCCTTATGGTCACCCATATTCATGGTTAACCATCGGGTACATCGAAGAACTGAATAAAGTTGGTGTAAACGACCTGAAAAATTTCTTCCTGCGCTGGTACGGGCCTAACAATGCTACTATTACAATTGGCGGCGATCTTAACCCAAAGCAAACACTTGCATGGGTAACTAAGTATTTCGGCAGCATCCCGCGTGGTCCTGTAGTGAAGAGCGCTTCTTTCCCTGCACCGGTACTTACAGCAGACCGTTATGTGTCTTACACCGACAACTATGCCAAGCTGCCGTTACTGTCCATTACTTATCCCGGTGTAAAGATTTACGACAAGGACATGTCGCCTCTTGATGCATTATCTGAGATAATAGGGCAGGGCCGTAATTCCATATTCTATAAGAACTTTGTTAAGACCCGCAAAGCGGCACAAGCCTCAATGAGCTCGTCTAACACAGAGCTTGCAGGCGAGATCACGCTGCGTGTAGTACCATTCCCGGGACAAACCTTGGCTGACAGCAAGAAGCTGATCGAAGAGTCTTTTGCTGAGTTTGAGAAAACAGGTGTTTCTGATGAAGCGCTTGTCCGTTTCAAAGCAAGTGCAGAGGCCAACTACATCAATGGTTTGGCAAGTGTAAGCGGAAAAGTATCTGAGCTGGCACAAGCCCAATATCTTACCGGTGAGCCTAACCAGATAGGTCGCGAATTAGCGGATATCCGTGCGGTGACCAAAGAAGATGTAATGCGGGTATACAACAAGTATATTAAAGGAAAGCCTGCCGTTATCCTCAGCGTTCTGCCAAAAGGCGGTACTGTACAGGCAGTTGCTCCGGATAACTACACCGTAAACACCGCTGGGTACAAGGCACCTGATTATGGCTACAATGGCTTAACTTACAAAAAGGCTACTGATAATTTCGATCGTGCTGCAAAGCCTGGCGTAGGGCCAAACCCGGCTATAAAGGTACCGGCTATATGGACAGCCAAAACGCCAAACGGTATAGATATCATAGGTACGCAAAATAGCGAAATACCATCTGTATCTATGAACATCTCTATTAAAGGTGGCGGATTGTATGCAGTTCAAAATCCTTCTAAGGCTGGCGTTGCAGGTATTGTGGCCCGTATGATGAACGAGGATACCAAAAACTACACTGCGGAACAGTTTACATCAGAACTTGACAAGTTGGGCAGCAACATCAGTGTGTTTGCCGGTAATGAAGAAATAGCCATCGTCGTATCATCACTTACCAAAAACCTGGCTAAAACAATGACGCTTTTACAGGAGCGCCTGCTGAACCCTAAGTTTACCCAGGACGCACTAGACCGCATCAAGAAACAAACGCTGGAAGGCTTTAAGCAAGCTAAAACGCAGCCTGCTGGTGTAGCCTCTACTGTTTACAGCAAAATACTATACGGTACTGATAACGTGCGTACTTATGCAACAGGCGGAAACGAAGAAACCGTTGCCGGTATAACATTGCAGGATGTACAGGATTATTACGACAAGTACTTCACTCCATCTCAAACTAAGATTGTGGTGGTAGGTGATGTAAATCAGGGTACCGCCCGCGGCAACCTTGCTTTCCTGAATAACTGGGCTGACAAGAAAGTAACTTTACCAACACCTGCTGAAGGCAAAACTTTTGATAAAACAACCCTTTACATTGTTGATATCCCGGGTGCTGCACAATCAGAGATCCGCATTGGTTACCTTGATAAGTTGAATTACGATGCTACTGGTGATTACTATAAATTAGGTATTGCCAACTACATTCTTGGCGGAGCGTTCAACAGCCATATCAACCTTAATTTAAGGGAAAAACGCGGCTGGACCTATGGTGCACGTTCCGGCTTTAGCTCAGGTAAATATGGCGGCGATTTCACCGCTTCTGCAGGTGTACTTGCTACCGCTACAGACAGCTCCGTAGTGGAGTTTATAAAAGAGATCCGCAACTACCAGGCAAGCGGCATTACTGCCGACGAGTTAAAGTTCACTCAAACTTCAATTGGCCAGTCTGACGCGCGCCGTTATGAAACTAACGGACAAAAGGCAGCATTCCTGCAACGTATACAGGATTATGATCTTAAGCCTACCTACGTAGACGAGCAGAGCAAAATATTATCGACCATTACGCCGGCCGAAATAAACCGATTGGCAGCTAAATACCTGAACACCGATAACATGGTGATTTTGGTAGTTGGCGATAAAGCAAGAATATTACCCGGATTGCAAAAACTGGGTTA